A segment of the uncultured Desulfobulbus sp. genome:
GGCATCATCAGAGAATTTCTCGCGGAAGTGCTCGTATTTACCTGGGGTACGCAGATCGATGTAGAACACGTAAACTTGCGCTTCAGGATACTGCTCACGGATATAGGAAATCTGCTTGAAAGTCGCCATGCAGCAGATGTAGGAGCAGTGATTGAGATGGTTCTCATCACGGGATCCGGCACACTGTACAAAGGCAAATGATTCAGGCTCTTTCTTGTCGCCGGGGCGAACAATCTTGCCTTGGGTCGGCCCATTGGGTGCAGCCAGACGCTCCATCATCATGTTGGTGATGATGGCGGAAGAAGAGTTGAATTTGAGGTTGGTGATCTTCTCGGGATCGTAGGGATTCCAACCGGTGGACCAGATAATGGAACTGACCTTCAGTGTGAAGGTTTTGGGCTGCATATCCAGATCAACTGCATTGTATTTACATGCAGCTTTAACAGCTTCGAGGCTAGCAGCTGAGCAAGCTTCTTTCTTCAGCACGTAACGACGCGGGAAAGCCATCTCGTGGGGCAGATAAGCGGCTTTTGTTTTTCCCATGCCAAAGTTGAACTCGTCATCAATCTCGTCGGTGCAAGCTTGGGCGCAATCGCCACAGGCGGTACAATTGGAGTTGATGTAACGAGGGGCAGTCTCAAGCTGAACCTCATAGTTCCCTGGGCCGCCACTGATTGATTTCACAGTGGTGAGAGAATAGGTTCTGATCTTACGATTGTCCTTGATGCGCTTGAAGTTGATCTCAAGGCCACATGTGGGGGGACAAAGTTTGGGGAAATACTGATTCAGTTGTGCTACCCGACCACCGAAATAGGGATTTTTCTCGACGATGAAGACATCGCTCCCGACCTCAGCTGCTTCGAGTGCTGCGGTAATACCACTGATACCGCCGCCAACAACCAGTATTGCACCATTGCCTGCA
Coding sequences within it:
- a CDS encoding FAD-dependent oxidoreductase translates to MSDTAGNGAILVVGGGISGITAALEAAEVGSDVFIVEKNPYFGGRVAQLNQYFPKLCPPTCGLEINFKRIKDNRKIRTYSLTTVKSISGGPGNYEVQLETAPRYINSNCTACGDCAQACTDEIDDEFNFGMGKTKAAYLPHEMAFPRRYVLKKEACSAASLEAVKAACKYNAVDLDMQPKTFTLKVSSIIWSTGWNPYDPEKITNLKFNSSSAIITNMMMERLAAPNGPTQGKIVRPGDKKEPESFAFVQCAGSRDENHLNHCSYICCMATFKQISYIREQYPEAQVYVFYIDLRTPGKYEHFREKFSDDANITFVKGKVADIAAERDGGVTVIAENALTGAKINQKVDLCVLATGMQPALGEQGKALGVTMDGNGFVVSEPENGMIAAGCAKSAVDVYTSGQSSTAAALKAIQIGQ